The nucleotide window CGTAGCCGAGCCGGGCCCGGTCCGTCGGCGTGAAGCCGCACAAGCTCTCGTACTTCGTGATCTGCGACTCGACCGCTCGGATCTCCGACAGCAGCGGGTGCGCCCGCATCTGCCCCATCGACCCCGGCACCATGTAGCCGTCCGCAGCGACCTGGTCCCGCATCGCCTCCCGCTCGTCGTGCGCCTCACACAGCCGCGTGAGCACGTCCAGATCGGTCGTCGGCGACAGCCAAGCCTGCCCGGCAGTCCACAGCCGATCCCACGCGGTACGCCCGGCCTCGCCGAGCGTCCCCGGCGCGGCCGGGATCGCAGCGACTGCGGCCAGCTGGACCACCGGCTCCGGCAGTTGGCGCTTCCCCGGGTTGCCGGTGCGGCGCTTACGTTCCGTGGGCGTCGGCGGCCGTCCTGCCGGCATCTTGACCACCCCCGGAAACAGCGTTGATCAAAAACCGGCCCAATTTCGCGTCGGCGTTTGGGGGATTGGGGGCCGGGTCCCTAAACGATCAACCGCGCGAGATTTACCCACCCCCCGGTATGCGGCTACGCCACTGCCTGCGGTGACGCTGTGTGATGGCCGTCGCTGGTGGTGCGGGGTGCCGCGAATCCGTTCCCGGACGGGTGCCGGGTCGCTACCGTGGCGCTCTCGGCCGCTGTGGGAGCGGCCCGGCACTGTGGGGGTTGGCCATGGGGATGATGACCGAGGGGCAGATCAGGGATCAGCTGAAGAAGGGACAGAAGGAGACGGCCGAGCTGTTGGGCCGGTTGATCGCGGAGCAGCAGCAGACGAACCAGCTTCTTGGCGCGTTGCTTCAGGCTCTGTCGGCGCGGCCGGTTCCGCCGGTTGTGCCGCAGGCTCAGCCGCCGGTGACCTGGGGCCGGTCGTAGCCGTCCCGGTCGTGCTTGCGGGAGTTGCAGGCGCGGCATAGCACCTGGATGTTGTCGGCGGTGTTGGTGCCGCCCTGCTGTTTCGGGGTCTTGTGGTCGGCTGTGAGATCCGTGGCCGGGTGGGCGGGTACTGCCCACCCGGGGCACCAGTTGCCGTACGCGGTGCGGTGATTGCGGACGGCGGCGGCGGCCAGCTTGCGCCATGCGGTGTCGTACCCGCGTTGGGCGGCGGAACCCCGGCGTTGGTCGTGCTGGGCTTGCCAGGCAGCTTGGTGGTGGTCGCAGCGTGAAGCGTTGCGGGTGAGCGTGCCGCAGTCGAGGCAGGGGCGTGGTCGGCGCACGGTCACCGCTTCGGGGTCTTCGCCTGCCGGGTGGCCATGAGCGCGTCGAGGTCGGGGCGCGCGTACAGGTGGCGGGTGCGGTGTCCGTCGCCGGTGAGCGCCGGGCGCAGCAGTCCCCGGAGTTTCCACTGGCGGATGGTGACGGGCCGGACTCCGGCGTACTCGGCGGCTTGATCGGGATCGAGAAGATCGCTGCTGTACAGGTGCGTGAGCGGTGTGGCCATGTCCCCCCCTCGGGCATGCGAAAGCCCCCGCGCGGGCGGGGGCTTGGGAGTGTGGGCACACGTGTGGTGCTGCGCTCAGTGTTACAGCAGGTGAGCGCGGTTGGTCAACAATGATCACTCGGAGCGCTGGTAGGCGCGCCGCCCCTTGAGCGCGGCGGCGACGGTCTGGCCGTACCAGCGGTGCGCTCGGCCGGTGGTGTCGTCGGCGGGCGGCCAGTTGCCCCGTGATCGTTCGCTGTTGATCGTGCTGGGGGACGGTCCACCGGCGGCGTGGATCTCTTGGGCGGTGTACAGCCGAAGTGGATCAAGGGCGGGAGCCGGCCGCACGATGTGATCTTGAATGAAGCGGTCGACGTCGGCCGGGGCGTACTCGTTCCACCGGCCGCGCTTGCCGACGGGCGTGGGCCAGTCAGGGTGGCGTGACCATCCCTTCTGGACGGTGGTGAGGCTGCGTCCGGTGCGGGCGGCGATCTCCGGGAACGTCTCACCGCCGGGGGCGTCTACCATGGTGGTCCCAGTCCTTTCTGGGGTTGCTGGGGTTGACCGGCGGGGTTTTCCGGCGGGCACCTGCGTGGTGTCCGTGAGCTTACGGGCTCGGCCCCGCCGGTCGTCTGTCGGCCCACGCGGGTCCGCCCCCGGCTGGTGCCGGGGGCGGTGTGGAGCGCTACTCCTGGTCGTCCGTGGCCTCGTTTTCGCGGAGCCAGACCCCGAGCGCGTGCAGCGGAGCCTCGGCGTGGACCAAGGCGGCAACGATCTGGTGGAACCGGATCGGCAGGGGATCGTTGAGTTCCTGGTTGTACAGCTCGCTGGCGGTGAGCCAGTGGATGCATGCGGCGAACAGGTTCGCCTTCTGCTCTTCCGGCATCGGTTGGTCTTCGATGATCTTGACGAGTCGGCGGACTGCCGGTTCGCCGGTGGAGCGGGTGACCGTGCCCCGGGGGAGTTCGACGGGGACCGGCAGGCTCCGGCACGCCAGAGTCAGTCGCCAGTAGACGACGCCGAGGTGTCGGCCGAGTTCGTCCATGTCGTCAATGTCGGGCTCGTCCATTCCCTTGTTCCTTTCTCGGTTGGGGTTTCAGGTGGGGTTTCCGGCCCCTTCCTGACGTCTTCGACCTTACCTCATTGGGTAGTGATTCTCAAGAGATCATGGAAAGAAAAATGCCCGGCCGTTACGCCGGGCGAAGGGGCCCGCCCCCGGCTGGCTGCCGGGGGCGGCAGGGTGGGTTACTCCTGGCCGTCTTCGCTTTCGCGCTTGTTGGCCACGGCCCATTCAGCGAATTCGTTCACGTAGCGCTCCGCCCCGATGAGGCACGCCAGCACTTCGAGATTGCGGCCCTTGTGGGGTTCCTCCATGTGGAGGTGGAGGACATCGTGTGCGGCGAGCCAGAATGAGGCTGCCAGCACCAGGGATGATTCCGCCGCTTCCGGTATGGGCTGGTCATCGATGATGTCGAGCAGGCGCCGCACTGCATCCTCGGCGTCCGAGGCGAGGATGACCCCGTTGGGGAGTTCCACGGGGATGGGAAGCGCCCTGCAGGCGATCACCAGCTTGACGTACGCATTTGCGATCTCCGCCACCAGGTGGGCGAAGTTTTCGGACTCGTCTTCCATGTTTGTCCTTTCTGGGTTGGGGTTTCAGGTTGGGGTTTCCGGCCCCGCCCTGATGTCTTCGACTCTACCCCATGAAGTAGTGATTCTCAAGAGCCGAGTTGGCTTCTCTTATCAAAAAAAGGGGGGGCCGCCCCCGGAGAGCCGGGGGCGGCCACTTTGGCTACTCGTTGGACCGGTTTCCCATGGCCCATTCGGAGAACTCTGTGATTGCGCCCTCCCCTGCCATGAGGTTCGCCGCGATCTGGTACTGACGCGTTCCCTGCCAGTTCGCGGCGTTGAGCTGGTGAAGATCCTGGGCGCTGAGCCAGAACGCGCACGCCATGCTCAGGTGCGCCTTCTGCTCGTCCGGCATGGGTTGCTCGTCCAGGATGTCGAGCAGTCGTCGGATTGCCGCTTCTCCCGCACTGGTCTCGCGGGGGAGTTCGACGGGAATGGGGAGTATCCGGCACGCCAAGACGATGACAATGTAGAGGAGTGCGATCTGGCTCCCCATCGTCTCGTGCTCGTCGTTGTTCTCGTCTGCCATTGCGTTCCTTTCTGTGTGGGTGTCGGTCGGGGTTTCCGGCCCCTTGCGACGTTTACGACTCTACACCATTCGAGTAGTGGTTCTCAATAGGTGAGGTGAGGAAAGTTTCTGGACTTCTGGTGTTGCAAAACAGGAATCGAATGCTGTAGCTTAGGTGTTGCCGGGCCGGGGAGTGACAGCCCCACCGGCACCAGTTGAAAACTCCACAGAGAGGAACGTCATGGCAGACCATGACAGTCATCGAGAGCGGTGGAACGCCATCGCTGATGTGGCTCTCGGGGCACTCGAATACATTCGAGTGCTGCTCGGTGACCTGCCCGTCCCCGTGCTGATCCCCGAGATCAACCCGAAGAGGGAAGCGGAAGATCTGCCGCACCTGGTGATGAGCATCGACCGAGTCCGCAGCGTCATCCAAGACGAGCCGATCTCCGAGGCGCGGCAAAGCGCCTTCGACAGAATCATTCTCGACTGGCTCACCGCGTACGAAATGCTGGCGCTCACCAGGGTCGCGGGTCCCGCTCCCTGGCGCCTGGACTGCGCGGAATACGCGCTCTACCGAATCGCCGCCGCCGGTGGGCTGATCGAAACCGGCGAAATCGATGAAGAGGAAGAGGAAGACGACTCGTAACGCCACCGTCGCCCCCTGGCACCAGCCAGGGGGCACCCTCTTGGAGGGCGTCACGACAGTCAGCGCGCACACTGAAGGGCCGGTGCATCCCCGTACGGGGGTGACAGAGCACCGGCCCTCACCAGTTGAAACTCCCGAAAGGAGCGTCGCGGCCATGGTAGCGCGGCTCATCGTGCCGGAGATTGCCGAGCGGTACGGCCGGTCCGCCGATACCGTGTCGAAGCAGTGGTCGACGCGCGAGGAGTGGCCGCGCCCGGTCGGCAAGCGCGGCCGGTGGCTGGAGTACGACGCCCTCGAGGTGGCCGCGTTCGTCCGTGACCACGTGGAACGCGAGCTGGTCAGCCTCGATCCGCAACGGCTCTACACCGCGCAGGAGATCGAGGCGGCCACCGGGATCAAGGCGGCCACGATCCGCGCGGACCGGTCACGCGGCCGGTGGCCGGACCCCGATGACACCGAGCACGGCGCGCAGCGTTGGTCCGGGCGGGCCGTCAGCGCAGTGCTGGCCACCCGGCGCGGCTACCGGCGGCGCGGCGGCACCTGAGCGCCTGGCCGCCCCGGCCAACTTGACGAAAGCCCCGGCCGATGCTGGTCGGGGCTTCCTGCGATGCCGAGCTCAGGGCCGGTCAGGAGCGTTCGAAGCGGACCAGCTCGCCAGCCTCGACGATGGCGACAAGCCGCGCCCCGGGCAGCTGCTCCCGAGGGATGCCGGTGTCAGCGGTGATGCGCTCGACCGGCACCCGCTCGGGGTCGGCGTCAGCGCGGTGAGGGGTGGTCAGCTCCGCCTGGTCGCCGACCAGTAGCAGGACTCGGACAGGCATGCGTTCCATCGGGTCTCCATTATGAGGTAGCGGTTCAGGGACGCTCTCCAAGCGAGAGCGAGTTGGAGCCGGCCGGGACCTCGACCTCGACGGAGAGACGCTGAAGCTTCTGTCCGAAGGACACCGTACGGACATGGGCTCATCCTCTCGCGTAGCGGGCCGGTTCGGCAGGCACGCGGCCGGGTCTGTCCCGGCTCCCTTCGCTGCCCCCTGGTGGAGGCAGCGAGGGCAGCCGTCAGGCGGTCCGGTCGTGCTGCGGGTGGATCACCCGGACATGGGCGCGGCGAGGATTGCCGGGGTCGTCGGTGATGACGATGCGCGCGCCTCCCGGTCCCCTGCGGACGGTAGCCAGAGCCGTAGTCGAGGCTGTAGCCACCGATGTAGCTGGGGGCTGACCTGCAACTACAGCTTCGTCCGGGCCAGCGGTCCCGGCCGGGGAGGGCAGCGGGACGTCGTCGCGGTGGACGCCGACGGTGGGCCCCCGGCCGGGTGCCCGGACGGTGGGCCGTACGGGCACCCCTGCCGCGGCGCACAGGGCCCGGACGCGGGGGATGGTCCACCGGCCCTGGGGGTACTCCTCGGCCAGGCGCTCGACGAGGCTCACCAGGTGCACTCCGCGGTGCGGTCCGAGGGCGGCACGCAGGAGGGCCAGGAACTGCTCCGGGGAGATCCCGCCCGCCTCGTCGCCGTCCGCCGGTCCCGGGGCGGCCTCGGCCGGGGCCGCCGGGTGCCGGGGCCGGGCGGCGCGCGCGGCGGCGATGCACCACGCCGGGACGGCCAGCCACAGCAGGGCGGGCCGGGATCGGATCAGCCGTACGGCGGCGTACCCGGCGGCGAGCAGGACGAGCAGCCGGAGCGCCACGTGGGCCCGGGTCTCCCCCGCGCGCACCCAGGCGGCCAGGGCGCGGGCGCGGTTGGTGGCCAGGCGTCCGCTGCCGTCGTGGATCGCCGCGGCCCAGCGGTGCAGGCGCTCCATCACAGGACGGCTCCCCCGTTGAACCAGGCCAGCACGCTGTCGCCACCGGTGTTGACCACGGGCACGATGGTGGAGCCGATGAGCCCGGCGACGCCGGCCGACAAGGTCAGGGTGGCGCCGGCCCACCAGCCGCCGGCCAGTCGGCGCTTGAGGACCTTGGTGGCCGCCCTCCACGCCACGATGACACCGACCAAGAGCAGGAACGTGAGCAGCGCGCCGCCCGGGGTGAGGCCGCCGGCGGCCCCTCGGGCGACGGTGCCGGCCCCGGTGCCGGTCGCGCCGGGGACGATGTGGCCGCCGGCCGCGTTGTTCAGGCCGGCGGTCCAGCCGGCGGCGGCGCCGAGGAGGCCGCCGCAGATGGTGGACAGGGCGCCGAGTGCGAAGCCGCTGGCGAACGGCAGCAGGTGCTTCGGGTCGCGGCCGGGGCTCTTCCACCAGGACCAGGCGTTGACGCCGGTGATGGCCAGGCCGACGGCGAGGCCGCCGACGGTGAGGGCCGTGTGGCTCATCGGGTGACTCCGGTGAACAGGGTGACGATGTCGAACAGGTGGGCCATGTCGATGGTGCCGAGAACGGCGGCGCAGGACAGGGCGCGGGTGTACCAGCGGGGCCGCCACCGGTCGGCGGCGATGGCGACGGCCAGCGCGAGCCCGGCGAGCGTCCAGGCGGCGCCGGTGGATTGCTCGGCGCGGCACTCGCGGAGCAGGTGTCCCCACCCGGAGGCGAGGGACCAGCCGCCGAACACCGGTAGCAGCGCCAGCACGGTGCCGATGAGGTTGCGGCGGGGCTGGAGCCACTCCCACGACCATCTCCACCGTGGCGGAGCTGGTGGGGCGGGCGGGAGCGGCAGGTAGATCTCGCGGATCACGATGGTGCCGGGCGCCGGCGGTGGTGCGGTGGGTGTGCCTGGCGGGGGCGTGGCCGGTGGCGCGGCCGGGGTGGGCAGCGGCTGGCCGGCGGGGATGACCGCGGTCGGCCGGATGGGCTTACGCACGGAGTGCTCCGAGGATGACGGTGGCGGCGACGGCCAGGTAGGCGGCGGCG belongs to Streptantibioticus cattleyicolor NRRL 8057 = DSM 46488 and includes:
- a CDS encoding helix-turn-helix domain-containing protein, translating into MATPLTHLYSSDLLDPDQAAEYAGVRPVTIRQWKLRGLLRPALTGDGHRTRHLYARPDLDALMATRQAKTPKR
- a CDS encoding HNH endonuclease; translation: MTVRRPRPCLDCGTLTRNASRCDHHQAAWQAQHDQRRGSAAQRGYDTAWRKLAAAAVRNHRTAYGNWCPGWAVPAHPATDLTADHKTPKQQGGTNTADNIQVLCRACNSRKHDRDGYDRPQVTGG
- a CDS encoding phage terminase small subunit P27 family; translated protein: MPAGRPPTPTERKRRTGNPGKRQLPEPVVQLAAVAAIPAAPGTLGEAGRTAWDRLWTAGQAWLSPTTDLDVLTRLCEAHDEREAMRDQVAADGYMVPGSMGQMRAHPLLSEIRAVESQITKYESLCGFTPTDRARLGYAEVRRASKLDELIARRQQRGSG